The nucleotide window CGCCCGGCTATACGTCGTGTAAAGCACCGGTTCCCAGAAGAACTCCGTGCTCGAGCGATACGTGCCGACGACCACCACCTCGTAATCGTTCAGCGTGATGCGATCGCCCACCTTCACCGCCGGGCTGCCGGGGGTGCGGTCCAGCCGGACCGGCGCCTCGACGTTCATCAGCACGCCACGGTCTCGCCGCAGATCCGCCATCGTGCCTTCCACCATAATGGGTGGCCCACCGGTCAGCGTGGCGTCGTCCAGACCAATCAGCCGCACGTTGCGCCGCGTGCCGTCGGCCATCTGGGCGTTCACGAAGTTTTTATACAACGGCACCGCCCACTGCACGCCCTCCACCCCGCGTACGCGCCCGAGGGCCGTCTCGAGCATCGGCTTGATGTCTTCTGTAAACTCGACCTGCTCGTCCATCACCCAAAGGTCGGCCACGTCCGTATCGCGCACCCATGCCCCGGTGCGATGGGCGAAGCCGACCAGGATGGACGCCTGATTGGTAATCAGCAGCGCCGCAAACGCCACCCCCGCCACCAGCGCGATGTACTTCAGGCGATCGCCGACCAGCATTTTCAAAGCGACCCAGTTCATAACATCTCACGCGTAACGGACGAACGATTTATCACACCTAGTTATAGTCACGCCAACCCAGCCTGCCGTTACATTTGAAAACGACCGCGACGTCCCAGCCGCGCCCCTCCACCGTTCGTCCGAGAATATCCCGCGCCCACCGCCGCCAATCGGCCCCGACCTGCGACGTCCCCTCGCGTCAACCGGATTGGATGCGCTGCAAACGTGGTTGTCAGTCTCGATCCTATGTTCAAGCAGCTCCTGTAGTGGCGACGCCTGCGTCGCGGTCGACGCGAAGCGTCGAACCACGCCGGACTTCAGGGTTGCGCCCCGACCGCGACGCAGGCGTCGCCACTACAGGATGATGACGGAAACCATCTCGAGACACAGCAGGTTGTCACGCGTTCCAACCGAGTTTTGCACGTGGGAAAACCGAGTTTGCACCGATGCCAATTGCGCTTGCACCGATAACAACCGGGTTTGCACCGATGCCAATCCAGTTTGCACCGATGCCAATCCAGTTTGCACCCATGACAACCCGCTTTGCACCGATGACAACCAGGTTTGCACCGATGACAATCGAGTTTTCACCGATGCAAACTGAGTTTGCACCGATGCCAATCGAGGTTGCACCGATGCCAATCGGGTTTGGCATCGCCTGAATTCGGGAT belongs to Tepidisphaeraceae bacterium and includes:
- a CDS encoding ABC transporter permease, whose amino-acid sequence is MNWVALKMLVGDRLKYIALVAGVAFAALLITNQASILVGFAHRTGAWVRDTDVADLWVMDEQVEFTEDIKPMLETALGRVRGVEGVQWAVPLYKNFVNAQMADGTRRNVRLIGLDDATLTGGPPIMVEGTMADLRRDRGVLMNVEAPVRLDRTPGSPAVKVGDRITLNDYEVVVVGTYRSSTEFFWEPVLYTTYSRAKFVYTDQRKTLQYVLVKVKPGADVAAVAQRIFDNTGHRALTSDQFEDQTMWWILNKTGILINFGITVAMGMAIGILVAGQTFFSFVLDNLRHFAALMAMGADRLTILRMLLVQVLVVAGLGYGIGLGGAAAAGMLFSKAGLAFQMSWQITVAGGVAVFVCCLIAGLLGAVRVLRLEPAVVFKS